From Streptomyces sp. NBC_00690, a single genomic window includes:
- a CDS encoding YciI family protein, with amino-acid sequence MTKYLISFPGEAMVFPEGDLKAVVEASHAVIEEAKAAGVYVFGGGIDEDVAPVLVADDGTVTEGTYPGHKVPNGGYTVLELPSREAALEWAARIAAACRCSQEVRQFQYDPAS; translated from the coding sequence ATGACGAAGTACCTGATCTCGTTCCCCGGTGAGGCCATGGTGTTCCCCGAGGGAGACCTCAAAGCGGTGGTCGAAGCCTCGCATGCCGTCATCGAGGAGGCCAAGGCGGCGGGCGTGTATGTCTTTGGCGGCGGGATCGATGAGGACGTGGCCCCGGTGCTCGTGGCCGATGACGGCACGGTCACCGAGGGCACATACCCCGGCCACAAGGTGCCCAACGGCGGCTACACCGTCCTTGAGTTGCCTTCGCGGGAGGCGGCACTTGAGTGGGCCGCGAGGATTGCCGCCGCTTGTCGCTGCTCGCAAGAGGTCAGGCAGTTCCAGTACGACCCGGCCAGCTGA
- a CDS encoding SDR family NAD(P)-dependent oxidoreductase, which produces MTTPQTVLITGCSSGMGRETALALHRLGHRVHATARRPDSLADLAAQGIFTYPLDVTDESSMTAVVAAVEAEHGQVDILINNAAYGLHMPVETASPDEVRAQFDTNVFGLVRMAQLVLPGMRRAGHGRIVNISSMGGRFSPPGGAFYHASKHAVEAISDSLRLEVSGFGVRVVVVQPGPTITEFGATAVGTMQRDPASESADPYADFRRELAAMYADRTFTRSKGAVSAETAARVVVRAATVARPRARYAIGTMARATMLAKRLLPDAAFDAVMRRNFPLPRTV; this is translated from the coding sequence ATGACCACACCGCAGACCGTACTGATCACCGGCTGCTCCTCCGGTATGGGGCGTGAGACCGCCCTCGCGCTGCACCGCCTCGGCCACCGGGTCCACGCCACGGCGCGCCGCCCCGACTCGCTCGCCGATCTGGCAGCCCAGGGCATCTTCACCTACCCGCTGGACGTCACCGACGAGTCGAGCATGACCGCAGTGGTGGCAGCGGTCGAGGCCGAGCACGGCCAGGTTGACATCCTGATCAACAACGCCGCCTACGGGCTGCACATGCCGGTCGAGACGGCCTCCCCCGATGAGGTCCGGGCCCAGTTCGACACCAACGTCTTCGGCCTGGTGCGCATGGCGCAACTGGTCCTGCCCGGCATGCGCCGCGCCGGGCACGGCAGGATCGTCAACATCTCCTCCATGGGCGGCCGGTTCTCCCCGCCCGGAGGCGCCTTCTACCACGCCAGCAAGCACGCGGTGGAGGCCATCAGCGACTCGCTTCGCCTTGAGGTATCCGGGTTCGGTGTCCGGGTGGTGGTCGTGCAACCCGGGCCGACCATCACTGAGTTCGGCGCGACCGCGGTCGGAACCATGCAGCGCGACCCGGCTTCCGAGTCGGCGGATCCGTACGCGGACTTCCGCCGTGAGCTGGCCGCCATGTACGCGGACCGCACCTTCACCCGAAGCAAGGGCGCGGTATCGGCCGAGACGGCAGCCCGGGTGGTCGTTCGCGCCGCGACCGTCGCCAGACCTCGCGCCCGCTATGCGATCGGGACCATGGCCCGCGCGACGATGCTCGCCAAACGGCTGCTGCCGGATGCGGCGTTCGACGCGGTCATGCGGCGCAACTTCCCCCTACCGAGAACGGTCTGA
- a CDS encoding TetR/AcrR family transcriptional regulator, translated as MTSRKPDLAQSLIDAAIALFAERTYEGTQMPAVAQRAGVGVGSIYRYFPSKEALGNAAFQHAKRDLLHRLADAVDRDGPTASIRVEFGRFWRGFAQYATERPDAFVFLEHQQHDTYLNRESTELAAEIDRIAADFIARGQQAGEIRDGDAGRLVALALGAFAGLVRFQRPDGLKALDQDALDQAEGAVWDLLHPKDV; from the coding sequence GTGACTTCCCGGAAGCCAGACCTGGCCCAGTCCCTCATCGATGCCGCCATCGCCCTGTTCGCCGAACGCACCTACGAGGGAACGCAGATGCCGGCCGTCGCCCAGCGTGCGGGGGTCGGCGTCGGCAGCATCTACCGGTACTTCCCGAGCAAGGAGGCGTTGGGGAACGCCGCGTTCCAGCACGCCAAACGCGATCTACTGCACCGGTTGGCCGACGCGGTCGACCGAGATGGCCCCACCGCCTCGATCCGTGTGGAGTTCGGCCGGTTCTGGCGCGGCTTCGCCCAGTACGCCACGGAACGACCGGACGCCTTCGTCTTTCTGGAACACCAGCAGCACGACACCTACCTCAACCGAGAGAGCACCGAACTCGCCGCGGAGATCGACCGTATCGCCGCCGACTTCATCGCCCGAGGACAGCAGGCCGGTGAGATCCGCGACGGCGATGCCGGCCGACTGGTGGCCCTGGCGCTGGGTGCCTTTGCCGGCCTGGTCCGATTCCAACGCCCCGATGGACTCAAAGCCCTCGATCAAGATGCCCTCGACCAGGCGGAAGGCGCCGTCTGGGACCTATTGCATCCAAAGGACGTGTGA
- a CDS encoding class I SAM-dependent methyltransferase, whose amino-acid sequence MASAFPPEDAVAAPPYVFAGSGAGECDRLGLLARLLDPLHQRALQAAGMRSGLRCLELGSGTGTISAWMADQVGADGQVTATDINLSFLKDLPRSNLTVRELDVLSGEMPSEAFDVITCRALLHHLPQWESVVHRLAGALAPNGVLVLIEPDAGAALFGEAKHQRFWSAWCRWGQSEGIDFRLGHKLPRAVRLAGLDLRDVSIEVPFYCEGSPWSDLYRSTVEAARPRLGPWLAPDLIAEFKGSSSVGGDPMCSFGWVTVCGQVTAHVKSVQPQ is encoded by the coding sequence ATGGCGAGCGCATTCCCTCCGGAGGACGCTGTGGCCGCTCCCCCTTATGTCTTCGCCGGCTCGGGGGCGGGGGAATGTGATCGTCTTGGGTTGCTGGCACGGTTGCTGGACCCCCTTCACCAGAGGGCGCTGCAAGCTGCCGGGATGCGGTCTGGCCTGCGCTGTCTGGAACTCGGCTCGGGAACAGGCACGATCTCCGCTTGGATGGCCGATCAGGTGGGGGCGGATGGGCAGGTGACGGCCACGGACATCAACCTCTCGTTCCTGAAGGACCTGCCTCGCTCGAACCTGACCGTGCGCGAACTGGACGTGCTCTCTGGCGAGATGCCCTCCGAGGCGTTTGATGTGATCACCTGCCGTGCGCTCCTCCATCATCTGCCGCAGTGGGAATCCGTGGTGCACCGTCTTGCAGGAGCTCTGGCTCCGAACGGAGTACTGGTCCTGATCGAACCCGACGCCGGTGCCGCCCTGTTCGGTGAGGCAAAGCACCAGCGCTTCTGGTCTGCCTGGTGTCGTTGGGGACAGTCCGAGGGAATCGACTTTCGCCTCGGCCACAAGCTGCCCCGAGCTGTTCGACTTGCAGGACTCGACCTCCGTGATGTGTCGATCGAGGTGCCCTTCTACTGCGAAGGCTCCCCCTGGAGCGATCTCTACCGTTCCACTGTCGAAGCGGCCCGGCCACGGCTGGGCCCTTGGCTCGCCCCCGACCTGATCGCCGAGTTCAAGGGCTCCAGCAGTGTGGGCGGCGATCCGATGTGCTCGTTCGGCTGGGTGACCGTTTGCGGCCAGGTCACCGCCCATGTGAAGTCGGTGCAACCGCAATGA
- a CDS encoding uracil-DNA glycosylase — MNDWVENLRTRLGDGESVPWFDPASGGVAARSLFLLEAPGQKAMGAEAELRRTGSGIISIDNDDPTARNCWMLRDEAGLPYGKSVHWNVVPWYLGTTTRIAAPGKSEIRRATPFLHEVMTLLPSVEVVVPMGRKAQAGWAIYQERYAAKVHTLPTWHPSPRVFASRPAARREILEVMQKAVRLLETT; from the coding sequence TTGAACGACTGGGTAGAGAATCTGCGCACCCGGCTGGGTGACGGCGAATCAGTGCCCTGGTTCGACCCCGCCTCAGGAGGCGTGGCGGCCCGAAGCCTCTTCCTGCTGGAAGCACCGGGTCAGAAGGCCATGGGCGCTGAGGCCGAGCTACGTCGCACCGGCAGCGGAATCATCTCGATCGACAACGACGACCCCACCGCACGGAACTGCTGGATGCTGCGTGACGAGGCGGGCCTTCCCTATGGGAAGTCCGTGCACTGGAACGTTGTGCCGTGGTACCTCGGCACAACCACCCGTATCGCGGCCCCGGGCAAATCCGAGATCCGGCGCGCCACACCCTTCCTCCACGAGGTGATGACGCTGCTTCCCTCAGTGGAGGTGGTCGTTCCCATGGGCCGCAAAGCGCAGGCTGGTTGGGCCATCTACCAGGAGCGCTACGCCGCGAAGGTACACACGCTCCCGACCTGGCACCCGAGCCCGCGTGTGTTCGCTTCCCGTCCTGCGGCCCGTCGAGAGATCTTGGAGGTCATGCAGAAGGCCGTGCGACTGTTGGAGACCACTTGA
- a CDS encoding MFS transporter → MAQQSPDRARFPPGDPWRYRWIVLGVATFTQASSGFFVGGIGALSVHFQRALDLSAAQLGLLVSAAQFVPLAGLLVAGELLDRYSERWVVGIGAGVVALALGMGSLAPGYPALLVALLVVGAGYSSVQPGGSKSVASWFDASQRGFAMGIRQAGLPLGAAVASAVLPLVAEEFGWRATLLTGGLVALSGAFLFLGCYQQPPVLPAPRHKGSSNPLTARLRARLRMLREPSMVKIMLSGTSLISVQYGVAVLTVLHLHQTSSVGAGQAALVLVASQGAGVAGRICLAAWSDHSRSGRYAIVLVCMIAVVAGLTVLLTPAGRAPLIASGAFVWLGFFGFGWYGPWVAYVTEAAPPGKTGFALGVAMSVNQIAIVTMPPALGLLADLTGSFTPVWALLALLTVVALTVTAAAEHRTQ, encoded by the coding sequence ATGGCACAACAGAGCCCCGACCGCGCCCGATTTCCTCCCGGCGACCCGTGGCGCTATCGCTGGATCGTGCTGGGCGTTGCCACCTTCACCCAGGCATCATCCGGCTTCTTCGTAGGAGGCATCGGGGCGCTCAGTGTCCACTTTCAGCGCGCGCTGGACCTGAGTGCTGCACAGTTGGGCCTACTGGTCTCGGCTGCCCAATTCGTGCCGCTCGCGGGTCTGCTGGTGGCCGGTGAACTCCTAGACCGCTACAGCGAGCGCTGGGTGGTGGGGATCGGGGCCGGGGTGGTCGCGCTGGCGCTGGGGATGGGGAGCCTGGCACCGGGATACCCCGCACTGCTGGTCGCCCTGCTCGTGGTCGGGGCGGGATACAGCAGCGTCCAGCCGGGTGGGAGCAAGTCGGTGGCTTCCTGGTTCGACGCCTCGCAGCGGGGCTTCGCGATGGGCATCCGGCAGGCCGGTCTGCCCTTGGGGGCTGCGGTCGCCTCGGCGGTACTCCCCCTCGTCGCCGAGGAGTTCGGCTGGCGGGCGACACTGCTGACCGGCGGCTTGGTCGCGCTGAGCGGGGCCTTCCTGTTCCTCGGCTGCTATCAACAGCCGCCCGTCCTGCCCGCCCCGCGGCACAAGGGATCGTCGAACCCACTCACGGCACGGCTACGCGCTCGACTGCGAATGCTCCGTGAACCGTCCATGGTGAAGATCATGCTGTCGGGGACCAGCCTGATCTCAGTGCAGTACGGCGTGGCCGTGCTGACGGTGCTCCACCTCCACCAGACATCGTCGGTCGGCGCCGGACAGGCGGCCCTGGTTCTGGTGGCGTCCCAAGGTGCGGGCGTTGCGGGCAGGATCTGCTTGGCTGCCTGGAGCGACCACAGCAGGTCAGGTCGCTATGCCATCGTGCTGGTCTGCATGATCGCCGTGGTCGCCGGGCTAACCGTGTTGCTCACACCGGCCGGACGGGCGCCGCTGATCGCCTCCGGCGCCTTCGTCTGGCTCGGCTTCTTCGGCTTCGGTTGGTACGGCCCATGGGTCGCCTACGTCACCGAAGCGGCCCCACCCGGCAAGACCGGCTTCGCCCTGGGGGTGGCCATGTCCGTCAACCAGATCGCCATCGTCACCATGCCACCCGCGCTCGGTCTCCTGGCGGATCTCACCGGCAGCTTCACCCCAGTCTGGGCACTGCTGGCCCTGTTGACCGTCGTCGCTCTGACGGTCACAGCCGCCGCGGAACACCGCACCCAATGA
- a CDS encoding PPOX class F420-dependent oxidoreductase, translated as MADTLFDPHALLADSRLGVLATIKSDGRPQLSPVMPAYDHAAGVIRISTTAGTAKAANLRRDPRAAVEVTGPGGRSWATAEGTVELVGPGTDPGGPEVQALVDYYRAAAGEHPDWDEYRSVMVSERRVLVTLTVEKVYGADLR; from the coding sequence ATGGCAGATACTCTCTTCGATCCGCATGCCCTGCTTGCGGACAGCCGACTCGGTGTGCTCGCGACGATCAAGTCCGACGGCCGGCCGCAGCTCTCGCCGGTCATGCCCGCTTACGACCACGCCGCCGGGGTGATTCGGATCTCGACGACCGCAGGAACGGCCAAGGCCGCGAACCTACGCCGGGATCCACGCGCCGCCGTGGAGGTGACCGGCCCGGGCGGCAGGTCCTGGGCCACGGCGGAGGGCACGGTCGAGCTGGTCGGCCCGGGTACCGATCCGGGCGGCCCCGAGGTTCAGGCACTCGTGGACTACTACCGGGCCGCGGCTGGCGAGCACCCGGACTGGGATGAGTACCGGTCTGTCATGGTCTCCGAACGGCGAGTGCTGGTGACACTGACCGTTGAGAAGGTGTACGGCGCAGACCTGCGCTGA
- a CDS encoding ABC transporter ATP-binding protein: MIRSMLGLLPADRRSRVTAYGALALLSVLLRAAGAVLLVPLLRELFGPDPADALPWLGVLTAVTAAGWATDTVAARLGFDLGFALLDRVQHDVTDRLTRVRLSWLADNTATARGAIASGGPELVGLFAHLLTPLIGAVLLPAAIALALVPIAWQLALAAALGVPVLLGALWAAGRISRRADALAAETNSALTERLIEFAGTQQALRAARRVAPARSHVGRALTEQHGSTMRLLLFQIPGQLLFSLAGQVALVLLAGAAAVLTVRGELTAPEAVALIIVIVRYLEPFTTLAELSPAVETVRTTLDRVRTVLTAPTAPTATATSHGRPPRIEFENVDFDYDNGHHVLRGLNLVLDAGTTTAIVGPSGSGKSTVLALLAGLHPPTRGRVLTDGVDTANLDGVTRRGLSSMIFQHSYLFDGTIRENALVGAPDADDEQLAQALALARVDEIIDRLPEGADSRVGEGGAALSGGERQRIAIARALLKPAPMLLVDEATSALDTENEAAVVDALTAEHQPRTRVIVTHRLATVRSADRVLFLEDGAVVEDGTVEELLAARGRFHEFWHQQEEGARWRLRAEREPSVADPAYVR; this comes from the coding sequence GTGATCCGCTCAATGCTGGGGCTGCTGCCGGCCGACCGGCGCAGCCGGGTTACCGCCTACGGCGCGCTTGCGCTGCTCTCGGTACTGCTCCGCGCCGCAGGCGCCGTGCTCCTGGTGCCGCTGCTGCGGGAGCTGTTCGGCCCCGATCCAGCAGACGCACTGCCGTGGTTGGGCGTGCTCACCGCCGTGACCGCGGCCGGATGGGCGACCGACACGGTCGCCGCCCGCCTCGGTTTCGACCTGGGCTTCGCGCTCCTGGACCGCGTCCAGCACGACGTCACGGACCGGCTGACCCGAGTCCGGCTGAGCTGGCTGGCAGACAACACGGCGACGGCACGCGGCGCGATCGCCTCCGGAGGCCCCGAACTGGTCGGCCTCTTCGCCCATCTGCTCACCCCATTGATCGGCGCCGTCCTGCTTCCCGCGGCGATCGCCCTCGCACTGGTTCCGATCGCCTGGCAACTCGCCCTGGCCGCCGCTCTCGGCGTGCCGGTACTGCTCGGGGCGCTGTGGGCCGCCGGCCGGATCAGCCGGCGTGCCGACGCCTTGGCTGCCGAGACCAACAGCGCCCTGACCGAGCGGCTCATCGAGTTCGCCGGTACTCAGCAGGCGCTGCGCGCAGCGCGCCGGGTCGCTCCTGCGCGCAGCCATGTCGGACGGGCGCTGACCGAGCAGCACGGGTCCACCATGAGGCTGCTGCTGTTCCAGATCCCCGGCCAGTTGCTGTTCAGTCTGGCGGGCCAGGTGGCACTGGTACTGCTCGCGGGCGCAGCCGCCGTACTGACGGTACGAGGGGAATTGACCGCACCGGAAGCGGTTGCCCTCATCATCGTCATCGTCCGCTATCTGGAACCGTTCACCACGCTGGCCGAACTGTCCCCGGCCGTCGAGACCGTCCGCACCACCCTCGACCGGGTCCGCACCGTGCTTACCGCGCCCACCGCCCCCACCGCAACCGCGACCAGCCATGGACGGCCGCCGCGGATCGAGTTTGAGAACGTCGACTTCGACTATGACAACGGCCATCATGTGCTGCGCGGCCTGAACCTCGTCCTGGACGCGGGCACCACCACCGCGATCGTGGGCCCCTCGGGCTCGGGCAAGAGCACGGTGCTCGCCCTGCTCGCCGGTCTGCATCCGCCGACGCGTGGACGAGTCCTCACCGATGGCGTGGACACGGCGAATCTCGACGGTGTGACCAGGCGTGGGTTGAGCAGCATGATCTTCCAACACTCCTATCTGTTCGACGGGACGATTCGCGAGAACGCTCTGGTCGGAGCCCCGGACGCGGATGACGAACAGCTTGCGCAGGCCCTAGCCTTGGCTCGGGTGGACGAGATCATCGACCGACTGCCGGAAGGCGCTGACAGCCGTGTCGGCGAGGGCGGTGCGGCGCTCTCGGGCGGCGAGCGACAGCGCATCGCCATCGCCCGCGCTCTGCTCAAGCCCGCCCCGATGCTGCTGGTGGACGAGGCCACCAGCGCACTCGACACCGAGAACGAGGCCGCGGTGGTGGATGCCCTGACCGCCGAACACCAGCCGAGGACCAGGGTCATCGTCACCCATCGGCTGGCCACTGTTCGCAGCGCCGACCGGGTCCTGTTCCTCGAAGACGGCGCTGTGGTCGAGGACGGCACCGTCGAGGAACTGCTGGCGGCTCGCGGACGCTTCCACGAGTTCTGGCACCAGCAGGAAGAGGGCGCACGGTGGCGACTGCGCGCCGAGCGGGAGCCGTCCGTCGCCGACCCGGCGTACGTTCGGTAA
- a CDS encoding malate dehydrogenase, whose protein sequence is MRTPKVTIVGAAGGVGACLAHLLVYAHTPYEMALIGRRPQSITCLLMDSESLAPLGRAPIVRHGGMGDFHDSDIIVITASVPLTTWAPRAESMAGNAEILRPYFREIATLSADWPGHVIVVTNPIDVFSGWLQRHAQIDHARILGYSWNDSLRLRVAAAQVLRADAADTSAWVIGEHGDAFIPLFHRILVAGRHVRMSAHQRNVILADLRSFYTRWSRLGIPRTTVWTTAGGVARMILDITQRRQSDWTASTALNGEYGLTDVSVGIPVAINAQGALSVVEWALEEPEQAALQQAACLIRERMDSLGGL, encoded by the coding sequence ATGAGAACGCCCAAGGTGACGATCGTCGGTGCAGCAGGCGGAGTTGGGGCATGCCTCGCGCATCTGCTCGTCTATGCCCACACCCCGTACGAGATGGCGCTCATCGGCAGAAGGCCACAGTCCATCACCTGCCTACTGATGGACTCGGAATCCCTCGCACCGCTGGGCCGGGCACCGATCGTCAGGCACGGAGGGATGGGTGACTTCCACGACTCGGACATCATTGTGATCACCGCCTCGGTCCCGCTCACCACCTGGGCGCCACGGGCGGAGTCCATGGCGGGAAACGCGGAGATCCTCCGGCCCTACTTCCGCGAGATCGCCACACTGTCCGCAGACTGGCCCGGGCACGTCATCGTGGTGACCAACCCGATCGATGTGTTCAGCGGTTGGTTGCAGCGACACGCACAGATCGACCACGCAAGAATCCTCGGCTACTCATGGAACGACAGTCTGCGCCTACGAGTGGCCGCCGCCCAGGTCTTGAGAGCAGACGCCGCGGACACTTCTGCCTGGGTCATCGGCGAGCACGGAGATGCATTCATTCCGCTCTTCCATCGAATTCTGGTGGCCGGCAGGCACGTACGGATGTCCGCCCATCAGCGCAACGTCATCCTCGCTGACCTGCGCAGTTTCTACACCCGATGGAGTCGACTCGGCATCCCGCGCACAACAGTGTGGACCACGGCGGGAGGAGTCGCCCGGATGATTCTCGACATCACCCAACGACGGCAGTCGGACTGGACGGCTTCCACGGCATTGAACGGTGAGTACGGCCTGACCGATGTCAGCGTGGGAATTCCCGTCGCCATCAATGCACAAGGAGCCCTGAGCGTGGTCGAGTGGGCCTTGGAAGAACCGGAGCAGGCCGCACTCCAACAGGCGGCTTGCCTCATCCGGGAGCGCATGGACAGTCTGGGCGGGCTCTGA
- a CDS encoding CGNR zinc finger domain-containing protein, with the protein MHLNPYGEDAVNLAADLANRRPESVDELAERCSSAGLALECKVTADDLDRAQVALNAWEEIVDAPEEQGRADLLNRMLAEAAAYPRLTSHPGTGWHLHYRDAEQPIGSVLFTLFAVGTALHLTNRGMHRLRRCEATNCNTAFADTSRTGRQRYCSQRCANRDAVRRHRARVSGS; encoded by the coding sequence ATGCACCTCAACCCTTACGGCGAGGATGCGGTGAACCTGGCCGCTGATCTGGCCAACCGCCGACCTGAGAGCGTGGACGAGTTGGCGGAGCGCTGTAGCTCCGCCGGGCTTGCGTTGGAGTGCAAGGTGACAGCGGACGACCTTGACCGTGCCCAAGTCGCGCTGAACGCCTGGGAGGAGATCGTCGACGCACCCGAGGAGCAGGGCCGTGCCGATCTGTTGAACCGGATGCTGGCCGAGGCTGCCGCCTACCCCCGGCTGACCTCCCACCCCGGCACCGGCTGGCATCTGCACTACCGGGACGCAGAACAGCCCATCGGATCCGTACTGTTCACACTCTTCGCGGTCGGTACCGCACTGCATCTGACGAACCGAGGTATGCACCGGCTGCGGCGCTGCGAGGCGACCAACTGCAACACGGCCTTCGCCGACACTTCGCGCACCGGGCGGCAACGCTACTGCTCGCAGCGTTGCGCCAATCGCGACGCTGTCCGCAGGCACCGGGCACGAGTTTCTGGCAGTTGA
- a CDS encoding FAD-dependent monooxygenase, with product MKVTVVGGGIAGLTCALSLHAAGLEPRVCETARSVEAVGVGINLLPHAVRELAELGLAGQLASMALPPHRLSYRDRRGEPVWEERLGLTAGYHWPQYSVHRGRLQMLLLAAVRERLGPGSVRTGMLFRHFEQIAGGVRAHFLDRTSGLPTIEDADVLVGCDGIDSVVRAQLYPDERPSNGNGVHMWRAVSHHPHIFDGRSIVVAGGTPGAKFIAYPIEDPAAEGGDALLNWVLEVRHGPSSPAEDGHSRRITPLEAHTGLASWNLPWIDLATLVDRSTAIFEYPMLDRDPLPRWSFGRVTLLGDAAHPMFPMGMNGGSQSIVDTRVLAWCLARESDPVAALRRYDRMRRPAVNAIVRANRNLGPEEIITRAAGHGGALPTGEAEKIAAHYRKLSQATVTQVNDHPSWTVARHTPGPE from the coding sequence ATGAAAGTGACCGTCGTGGGCGGCGGTATCGCCGGGTTGACCTGCGCCCTGAGCCTGCACGCAGCGGGCCTGGAGCCTCGGGTGTGCGAAACGGCGCGCAGTGTCGAGGCGGTCGGTGTGGGGATCAATCTGCTACCGCACGCCGTCCGGGAACTCGCCGAACTCGGCCTGGCCGGGCAACTGGCCTCCATGGCACTTCCCCCGCACCGGCTGAGCTACCGCGATCGTAGAGGCGAGCCGGTATGGGAGGAGAGGTTGGGACTCACGGCCGGCTACCACTGGCCGCAGTACTCCGTACACCGCGGGCGCCTCCAGATGCTGCTGCTGGCTGCGGTGCGCGAGCGCCTGGGGCCGGGTTCGGTTCGAACCGGTATGTTGTTCCGGCACTTCGAGCAGATTGCGGGCGGCGTCCGGGCCCACTTCCTGGACCGGACGAGCGGCCTTCCCACCATCGAGGACGCCGATGTGCTCGTCGGCTGCGACGGCATCGACTCCGTGGTCCGCGCCCAGTTGTACCCGGATGAGCGCCCCTCGAACGGAAACGGCGTCCATATGTGGCGCGCGGTGTCCCACCATCCTCACATCTTCGACGGCCGTTCCATCGTGGTGGCCGGTGGGACCCCCGGCGCAAAGTTCATCGCCTATCCGATCGAGGATCCCGCGGCCGAGGGCGGCGACGCCCTGCTGAACTGGGTGCTGGAAGTACGGCACGGCCCCTCCTCGCCAGCTGAGGACGGCCACAGCCGCCGCATCACACCCCTGGAGGCACACACCGGCCTGGCCTCCTGGAATCTGCCCTGGATCGACCTCGCAACGCTGGTCGACCGCTCCACAGCGATCTTCGAGTACCCGATGCTCGACCGTGATCCCCTGCCGCGCTGGAGCTTCGGTCGGGTCACCCTGCTCGGCGATGCCGCCCACCCGATGTTTCCCATGGGTATGAACGGCGGATCGCAGTCCATCGTCGACACCCGGGTACTGGCCTGGTGCCTGGCTCGTGAGAGCGACCCCGTGGCCGCGCTGCGCCGCTACGACCGGATGCGCCGGCCGGCAGTCAACGCGATCGTACGGGCCAACCGCAACCTCGGCCCGGAAGAGATCATCACCCGAGCAGCGGGCCATGGCGGGGCGCTGCCGACCGGCGAGGCCGAGAAGATAGCGGCCCACTACCGAAAGCTCTCCCAGGCCACCGTCACCCAGGTCAATGACCACCCGTCATGGACCGTTGCCCGTCACACTCCCGGCCCTGAGTAG